The Deinococcus depolymerans genome includes the window GCCTGTGGCTGTCGAGCAGTCCCAACAAGGAAAGCCGCGCCTTCGTCGCCGCGTACCGCAAGAAGTACGGCACCGTCACCGACGAGTACTTCGCGCCGCTGGCGTACGTGAACCTCAAGACGCTGGCCGCCGCGATCAACGCCGCCGGCAGCACCGACAAGGCCAGGGTCGCGGCCGAGCTGGCGAAAACCAACGTGCCCACTCCCTTCGGGCCGCTGACGTTCACGCCCAGCCTGAAAACCAAGTACCAGGGCTTCAAGGCCGGGAACTGGCTGCACTTCCAGTACCTCGGGGACGCGCGCGTGCCGGTCTTCCCGATCAAGTTCGCGCAGCAGCCGATGGTGTACGGCCGCTGAGACCGGCGCTCTGAGCTCTGGGCCGTGAGTTCCGGGGGCACCCCCCGGAGGCTCGGGCCTCAGGGCTTTTTCTGTGGGTGGAGGGAGGAGATGGCATGGAACTGTTTGCACAGACGCTGGTGAACGGCCTGCTGCAGAGCGGGCTGTACGCGCTGGTCGCGTCGGGGCTGGCGCTGGCGGTGGGCGTGGTGGGCATCGTGAACTTCGCGCACGGGGAGTATCTGATGATCGGGGCGTTCCTGGCGTGGGCGGGCAGCGCGCTGCTGGGCCTGGACCCGCTGCTGAGCCTGCCGGTGATCGCGGTCGCGGTGTACGGGGTGGGCGCCCTGACGTACCGGGTGAGCATCCGGCACGTGCTGCTGGCCCCGGAACTGAACCAGATGCTGCTGACCTTCGGGCTGGGCATCCTGCTGCAGAACCTGGCGCTGATGCTGCTGGGCGGGAACACCCGCACGGTCAGCACGCCGTACCAGGCGAGCAGCCTGCAACTGGGCGAGCTGAGCGTGGGCGGCCCGAAGGCGCTGGCGTTCGGGCTGGCGGCGGCGCTGCTGGGGGCGCTGTACGGGGTGTTGTACCGCACCACGCTGGGCCGGCAGATGCGCGCCGTGGCGCAGAACCGCCGGGGCGCGCAGCTGATCGGCATCAACGTGGACCGCGTGTACCTGATCGCTTTCAGCGTGAGTTGCGCGCTGGCGGCAGTGGCGGGCGTGCTGGTCAGCGTGCTGCTGTTCGCGTCGCCGACCGTGGGGTTGGTGTTCGCGCTGAAGGCCTTCGCGATCATCGTCATGGCGGGCCTGGGGAACCTGACGGGCGTGCTGTGGGCGTCGGTGCTGCTGGGCGTCAGCGAGGCGCTGGTGCAGACGTACGTGCCGGGCGGCGGCGGCTGGAGCGACGCGGTGTTCTTCCTGATGATCTTCGGGACGCTGGTGCTGCGGTCCTTCCGGGGGGCGCGATGAGTGCCCGTCAGGCCGAGGGGTCGCCTGCGGGCGCGGCTCCACGCCGCGAGATCACCCAGGGAGCCGCGCTGCCGCTGCTGGCGTTCCTGCTGCTGGCGGCGCTGTTTCCGTTCCTGCCGCTGGGGAGTCGCGCGGAGTTCCTGCTGCAGATCGCGTTCTTCACGCTGGTGGCCGGGATCATGGCGCTGTCGTGGGACATCCTGGCGCGCAGCGGGCAGGTGAGCCTCGCGCACGCGGCGTTCTACGGGCTGGGCGCGTACGGGTACGCGCTGCTGCTGAAAGCGGGCCTGCCGTGGCTGCTGGCCATGCCCGCCTCGGCGCTGCTGGCGGGCGGCGTGAGCCTGATCCTGGGCGCGGTCACCATGCGCCTGAGCGGCATGTACTTCGCGATTGCCACGCTGGCCTTCACGGAGGTGGTCCGCACGGTCATCCAGAACCTCCCCGAGGGCGTCGCGGGCGGCGCGACCGGCCTGCTCGTGCCCGCGCTGCTGGGCGGGAACAGCCGCGCGCAGTACTTCCTCGCGTGGGGCCTGCTGGCCTTCACGGTGCTGGTCAGCCTCGCGGTGCGCCTGACGCGGCTGCACTTCGCGTTCGCCGCGATCCGGCAGGGCGAGGAAACGGCGCGGGTGCTGGGCGTGAGCATCGTGCGCTTCAAGCTGCTGGCGTTCTTCATCAGCTCGTCGCTGGCGGCGCTGGCGGGCGTGCTGTACGCCGGGAAGACCTTCTTCATCAATCCGCTGGAGACCTTCAGTCTGGCGAACTCCATCGCGCCGCTGACCACCTCCATCTTCGGGGGGCTGTACACGACGCTGGGGCCGGTGCTGGGCGCGGCGGTGCTGCGCGTGGCCGAGGAACTGCTGCATAACAGCGTGAAGAACGGGTACCTGGTGGTGTACGGGCTGGTGCTGATGCTGAGCATCCTGTGGCTGCCGCGCGGCCTGATGGGCCTGCGCCGCAACAAGAAACACGGAGGTGACCTGTGACCGCTGCCGCATCCGGGGGCGCCCTCTCCCCCGTCCCGCAGGGCGCCGAGGTGCTGCGCGCCGAGGGCCTCTCCAAGCGCTTCGGTGGCCTGAAGGCCGTGCAGGACGTGTCTTTCACGCACCATCAGGGTGAGATCCTGGCGGTGATCGGGCCGAACGGGGCGGGCAAGACGACGCTGCTGAACCTGCTGTCCGGCGTGTACCGCCCGTCGGCGGGGCGGCTGCACCTGATGGGCCGCGACGTGACCGATCAGCCGATGGAGGCCCGCTGTCACGCCGGGCTGGGCCGCGCGTTCCAGATCGTGCGGCCCTTCCCGGAGATGACCGTGCACGAGAACGTCACGGTGGGCGCGCTGTTCGGCAAGCCCGGTCAGCGCCTGCCGGAGGCGCGCGAGCGGGCCTGGGCGCTGCTGGAACGCACCGGACTGGCCGCGCACGCCGACAGGGCCGCGCACGAACTGACGCTGCTGCAGGACAAGCGGCTGGAGGTGGCGCGCGCCCTGGCGACGAACCCCAGCGTGCTGCTGCTGGACGAAGTGATGGCGGGCCTGCGTCCCGGCGAGGCGCAGGAGGCCGTCGCTCTGGTGCGCGGCGTGCGCGAGAGCGGCGTGAGCGTGCTGTTCATCGAGCACATCATGCCGGTCGTGCGGGATCTGGCCGACCGGGTGGTCGTGATGGATCAGGGACAGGTGCTCGCGCAGGGCACCTACCGCGAGGTGACGGCCGACCCGCGCGTGGTCAGCGCGTACCTGGGCACGGAAGAGGGGCTGCACGCATGACAGGAATTGCGGTGAGTCGGAGACGAACCCGACCGGAGGGAGAAGCAATGACGAGCGGACTTCAGGAGATGGACGGACTTCCGGTGGTGTTCCGGAAGGTCGGGAATCGGATGAATCCGGTATGACCGACACACTGAATCGGACGTCCCCTACAGCGAATGACGTGGGGCAGGAACTGAGGATCGAGGGGCTGGCCGCCGGGTACGGGAAGGTGCAGGTGCTGTGGGACGTCTCGCTGCACGCCGCGCCGGGCGAGTTCGTGGCGGTGATCGGCGCGAACGGGGCGGGCAAGACGACCACGCTGCGTGCCGTGAGTGGCGTCGTGAAGCCCAGCGCGGGCCGCATCACGCTGGGCGGGGTGGACATCACGCGGGCCGAACCGAGTCGCGTGGTGGCGCTGGGCCTGGGGCACGTCCCGGAGGGCCGCGAGCTGTTCCCGCACATGACGGTCCGCGAGAACCTGGAACTCGGGGCGGCCATGAGTGCCCCGGCGCGGGCGCGCGCCGCCGAGACGCTGGGCGAGGTGTACACGCTGTTCCCCCGCCTTCAGGAACGCGCGGGGCAGCTGGCGGGCACGCTGTCGGGCGGCGAGCAGCAGATGGTCGCGGTGGGCCGCGCACTGATGGCCCGCCCCAGCGTGCTGGTCGTGGACGAACCCAGCCTGGGCCTGTCGCCGCTGATGACGCAGACGGTGTTCGGGGCCCTGAAGGCCGTGAACGCGCAGGGCGTGACGGTCGTGCTGGTCGAGCAGAACGTCAACCTCAGCCTGAAGCTGGCGCACCGCGCGTACGTGCTGGAAAACGGGCAGGTGGTGAGGGAGGGCACGGGCGCGGCGCTGCTGGCCGACCCGGCGGTGCGAGCGGCGTACCTGGCGCTGTGATCCGGACTGCCGTTTGTTTCGTTCACAGATCGGAACACCACCGATCTGTCAACTCCACGTCCGGAACCCGCCCAGCTCCTCCTCTGCGGCGCAGCTCTCCGAGTCGCTTCGCTCGGATTGAATGGCTTTGTAAGCCATTCAACCGGAGTCCGTCTGATCCGGACTCCGGTTGGACGGGTTGCCACCTCTTTCAACCCGAGCGGACGCGCCGAGCGGCGCCGCAGGGCGAGCAGGAGAGCGGCGTCCCTCCGGGCGTGGCGTTGGCACCCCGGTGCGCTGACGGGATGCCAACGAAACGGACGGCAGTGCGGATGAGCTGCGGCGGGCGGACACATGCGGTAGATTTCGCGGCGTGACCCTGAACTGGAGGGACCTGACCTCGGTGCGCCGCGCGAGGCTACCGGCCGTGCGCGGCGCCGTGGACCGCCCGCGCCTGACCGGGGCGCTGCTGAACGCCCGGGTGCTGTCGGTCACCGCGCCGGCCGGGTACGGCAAGACCACAGCGCTCGCGGCGGCCGCGGCGGGCCTGCCGGGCCCGGTGGCGTGGCTGACGCTGGACGCCGACGACGCCGATCCGCTGGTGTGCGCCGCGGGACTGGCGCTGGCGGTGGGCGCCCTGCCCGGCGGGGAGCGGGTGGGCGCCGCCCTGGCACAGGGGGCCTCGCCCAGGCG containing:
- a CDS encoding ABC transporter ATP-binding protein — its product is MTAAASGGALSPVPQGAEVLRAEGLSKRFGGLKAVQDVSFTHHQGEILAVIGPNGAGKTTLLNLLSGVYRPSAGRLHLMGRDVTDQPMEARCHAGLGRAFQIVRPFPEMTVHENVTVGALFGKPGQRLPEARERAWALLERTGLAAHADRAAHELTLLQDKRLEVARALATNPSVLLLDEVMAGLRPGEAQEAVALVRGVRESGVSVLFIEHIMPVVRDLADRVVVMDQGQVLAQGTYREVTADPRVVSAYLGTEEGLHA
- a CDS encoding branched-chain amino acid ABC transporter permease, yielding MELFAQTLVNGLLQSGLYALVASGLALAVGVVGIVNFAHGEYLMIGAFLAWAGSALLGLDPLLSLPVIAVAVYGVGALTYRVSIRHVLLAPELNQMLLTFGLGILLQNLALMLLGGNTRTVSTPYQASSLQLGELSVGGPKALAFGLAAALLGALYGVLYRTTLGRQMRAVAQNRRGAQLIGINVDRVYLIAFSVSCALAAVAGVLVSVLLFASPTVGLVFALKAFAIIVMAGLGNLTGVLWASVLLGVSEALVQTYVPGGGGWSDAVFFLMIFGTLVLRSFRGAR
- a CDS encoding branched-chain amino acid ABC transporter permease, translating into MSARQAEGSPAGAAPRREITQGAALPLLAFLLLAALFPFLPLGSRAEFLLQIAFFTLVAGIMALSWDILARSGQVSLAHAAFYGLGAYGYALLLKAGLPWLLAMPASALLAGGVSLILGAVTMRLSGMYFAIATLAFTEVVRTVIQNLPEGVAGGATGLLVPALLGGNSRAQYFLAWGLLAFTVLVSLAVRLTRLHFAFAAIRQGEETARVLGVSIVRFKLLAFFISSSLAALAGVLYAGKTFFINPLETFSLANSIAPLTTSIFGGLYTTLGPVLGAAVLRVAEELLHNSVKNGYLVVYGLVLMLSILWLPRGLMGLRRNKKHGGDL
- a CDS encoding ABC transporter ATP-binding protein is translated as MGQELRIEGLAAGYGKVQVLWDVSLHAAPGEFVAVIGANGAGKTTTLRAVSGVVKPSAGRITLGGVDITRAEPSRVVALGLGHVPEGRELFPHMTVRENLELGAAMSAPARARAAETLGEVYTLFPRLQERAGQLAGTLSGGEQQMVAVGRALMARPSVLVVDEPSLGLSPLMTQTVFGALKAVNAQGVTVVLVEQNVNLSLKLAHRAYVLENGQVVREGTGAALLADPAVRAAYLAL